One genomic segment of Mycolicibacterium psychrotolerans includes these proteins:
- a CDS encoding LppM family (lipo)protein, whose protein sequence is MPNRHRTSRRLVAMVLLLLVLAPSLIGCVRVRASLTVSPDDRVSGQIVAAAKPRDASDKGPQLLNNLPFAQKVAVSDYNRDDYVGSQAVFSDLTFAELPQLAGMNRDAAGVDISLRRAGDLVILEGRADLTSLSDPEADVSLSVSFPGEVTSTNGDRVSTEVVEWKLRPGVVSTMNAQARYTDPSARSFTGAAIWLGVASLVVAGIIGALAYNNRDRSPRPGQPQEHSQ, encoded by the coding sequence GTGCCGAACCGTCACCGGACCTCCAGGCGTCTTGTCGCGATGGTGTTGCTGCTGCTGGTGCTGGCGCCGTCGCTGATCGGATGCGTGCGCGTGCGCGCCTCGCTGACGGTCTCCCCCGACGACCGGGTGTCCGGCCAGATCGTGGCCGCGGCCAAACCCCGCGACGCCAGCGACAAGGGCCCGCAGCTGCTCAACAACCTGCCCTTCGCGCAGAAGGTCGCCGTGTCGGACTACAACCGCGACGACTACGTCGGCTCCCAGGCCGTCTTCTCCGATCTGACCTTCGCCGAACTGCCCCAGCTCGCCGGGATGAACCGGGACGCCGCGGGCGTGGACATCTCGCTGCGTCGGGCCGGAGACCTGGTGATCCTCGAGGGCCGCGCCGACCTGACCTCGCTGAGCGATCCGGAAGCCGACGTGTCGCTGTCGGTCTCGTTCCCCGGCGAGGTCACCTCCACCAACGGCGACCGGGTGTCGACGGAGGTCGTCGAATGGAAACTGCGCCCCGGCGTGGTCAGCACCATGAACGCCCAGGCCCGCTACACCGATCCGAGCGCGCGGTCGTTCACCGGCGCGGCCATCTGGTTGGGCGTGGCCTCGCTCGTCGTCGCCGGCATCATCGGCGCGCTGGCCTACAACAACCGGGACCGCTCCCCGCGACCCGGCCAGCCGCAGGAACATTCCCAGTAG
- a CDS encoding GNAT family N-acetyltransferase: MATHLIELSPVDMQRRLGDALAIYVDAMRYPRGTEEQRASMWLEHTRRHGWKAVAAVQTGDGAGPSETDLASAPMLGIAYGYCGAPDQWWQQQVVAGLRRSGANTERIATLMTSYFELTELHIVPSAQGRGLGEALIRRLLGDRGEDHVLLSTPEITGEGNRAWRLYRRLGFTDVIRGYHFAGDPRAFAILGRSLPL; the protein is encoded by the coding sequence TTGGCGACGCATCTGATCGAGCTGTCGCCCGTCGACATGCAGCGCCGTCTCGGTGATGCGCTCGCGATCTATGTCGACGCCATGCGCTACCCGCGCGGTACCGAGGAGCAGCGCGCCTCGATGTGGCTCGAGCACACCCGCAGGCACGGCTGGAAGGCGGTCGCCGCGGTCCAGACCGGGGACGGGGCGGGCCCGTCGGAGACCGACCTCGCCTCGGCGCCCATGCTCGGCATCGCCTACGGCTACTGCGGCGCACCCGATCAGTGGTGGCAGCAGCAGGTGGTCGCCGGCCTGCGCCGCAGCGGCGCGAACACCGAACGCATCGCGACGCTGATGACCAGCTATTTCGAGCTGACCGAACTGCACATCGTGCCGTCCGCCCAGGGCCGCGGCCTCGGCGAGGCGCTGATCCGCCGACTGCTCGGCGACCGCGGCGAAGACCACGTCCTGCTGTCGACCCCCGAGATCACCGGCGAGGGCAACCGGGCCTGGCGGCTCTACCGCCGGCTCGGCTTCACCGACGTGATCCGCGGCTACCACTTCGCCGGCGATCCACGGGCGTTCGCCATCCTCGGCCGGTCGCTGCCCCTGTAG
- a CDS encoding DUF3040 domain-containing protein yields the protein MPLSDHEQRMLDQIESALYAEDPKFASSVRGGTLRAPSTRRRLQGAALFVLGLAMLVSGVAFKATMIGSFPILSVIGFIIMFGGVVFAITGPRVGAPGERLPHDAGPNRQKRAKGGGGSFTSRMEDRFRRRFDE from the coding sequence ATGCCACTCTCCGATCATGAGCAGCGCATGCTCGACCAGATCGAGAGCGCGCTCTATGCCGAGGACCCCAAGTTCGCGTCGAGCGTTCGGGGCGGAACTCTGCGGGCGCCCTCGACCCGGCGCCGTCTGCAGGGTGCGGCGTTGTTCGTGCTGGGGCTGGCGATGCTGGTGTCGGGCGTCGCGTTCAAGGCCACGATGATCGGCAGCTTCCCGATCCTGTCGGTGATCGGCTTCATCATCATGTTCGGTGGCGTCGTGTTCGCCATCACCGGGCCGCGCGTGGGTGCTCCGGGTGAGCGCCTGCCTCATGATGCCGGGCCGAATCGGCAGAAGCGGGCCAAGGGTGGGGGAGGTTCCTTCACCAGCCGGATGGAGGATCGTTTCCGCCGGCGCTTCGACGAGTAG
- a CDS encoding division/cell wall cluster transcriptional repressor MraZ — MFFGTYTPKLDDKGRLTLPAKFRDALAGGLMVTKSQDHSLAVYPRAEFEAMVAEISGRAKRGNPQARAYLRNLAASTDEQYPDTQGRITLSAEHRRYANLTKECVVTGSIEFLEIWDAQAWQDYQELHEENFSAASDEALGDII, encoded by the coding sequence ATGTTCTTCGGCACCTACACGCCCAAGCTCGACGACAAGGGGCGACTGACGTTGCCCGCCAAGTTCCGCGACGCACTGGCAGGAGGGTTGATGGTCACCAAGAGCCAAGATCACAGCCTGGCTGTCTATCCGAGGGCGGAGTTCGAGGCGATGGTCGCCGAGATCTCCGGCCGCGCGAAGCGGGGCAATCCGCAGGCCCGCGCCTACCTGCGCAACCTGGCCGCCAGCACCGACGAGCAGTACCCGGACACCCAGGGCCGGATCACGCTGTCGGCCGAGCACCGCCGCTACGCGAACCTGACCAAGGAGTGCGTGGTGACCGGCTCGATCGAATTCCTCGAGATCTGGGACGCCCAGGCATGGCAGGACTACCAGGAGCTTCACGAAGAGAACTTCTCCGCGGCCAGCGATGAAGCACTCGGCGACATTATTTGA
- the rsmH gene encoding 16S rRNA (cytosine(1402)-N(4))-methyltransferase RsmH, whose product MKHSATLFDLAPQARAARPLPEPALTYFPDVRSVLSDRDLAAGAAPIPHGAAMVDEPHVPVLLDRCVELLAPALTRRDADGTGATLVDATLGAGGHAERFLTRYPGLHVIGLDRDPDALRIAGDRLAPFGDRFTPVRTRYDGFDLTDVDAFLFDLGVSSMQLDRPERGFSYATDAPLDMRMDTDAGLTAADILNTYEQKQIARVLREYGEERFAGRIAAHIVRRRATTPFTTTGELVELLYQAIPAPARRTGGHPAKRTFQALRIAVNAELDALRLAIPKALRALRPGGRIAVMAYQSLEDRIVKTEFAAATASRSPDGLPVELPGHGPEFVALTRGAERASAEEIDRNPRSAPVRLRALEKVGGQ is encoded by the coding sequence ATGAAGCACTCGGCGACATTATTTGACCTGGCCCCGCAGGCCCGTGCGGCGCGGCCTCTGCCCGAACCGGCCCTGACGTACTTCCCCGACGTCAGGTCCGTGCTCTCGGACAGGGACCTCGCCGCAGGGGCCGCCCCGATCCCTCACGGTGCTGCGATGGTGGATGAGCCTCATGTTCCGGTCCTGCTGGACCGGTGCGTCGAACTGCTCGCTCCGGCGCTGACCCGGCGCGACGCCGACGGCACGGGCGCGACGCTGGTCGACGCCACGCTGGGCGCCGGAGGGCATGCGGAGCGCTTCCTCACCCGGTATCCCGGTCTGCACGTGATCGGCCTGGACCGCGACCCCGACGCCCTGCGGATCGCCGGAGACCGGCTGGCGCCGTTCGGTGACCGCTTCACCCCGGTCCGCACCCGCTACGACGGGTTCGACCTCACCGACGTCGACGCGTTCCTGTTCGACCTGGGGGTCTCTTCGATGCAGCTGGACCGGCCCGAACGCGGCTTCTCCTATGCCACCGACGCACCGCTGGACATGCGCATGGACACCGACGCCGGCCTGACCGCCGCCGACATCCTCAACACGTACGAGCAGAAGCAGATCGCCCGGGTGCTGCGCGAGTACGGCGAGGAGCGCTTCGCCGGCCGCATCGCCGCGCACATCGTTCGGCGCCGGGCGACCACGCCGTTCACCACCACCGGTGAACTCGTCGAACTGCTGTACCAGGCGATCCCGGCACCGGCCCGCCGCACCGGAGGCCACCCGGCCAAGCGGACCTTCCAGGCGTTGCGCATCGCGGTCAACGCCGAATTGGACGCGTTGCGGCTGGCGATTCCCAAGGCGCTGCGGGCCCTGCGTCCCGGTGGCCGTATCGCCGTGATGGCCTACCAGTCGCTGGAGGACCGCATCGTCAAGACGGAGTTCGCGGCGGCCACGGCGTCGCGCTCACCCGACGGCCTTCCTGTCGAGTTGCCCGGCCATGGACCCGAATTCGTCGCACTGACCCGCGGAGCAGAGCGCGCGAGTGCCGAAGAGATCGACCGCAATCCCAGAAGCGCTCCGGTCCGGTTGCGCGCGTTGGAGAAAGTTGGGGGACAGTAG
- a CDS encoding peptidoglycan D,D-transpeptidase FtsI family protein, with product MSREAGRRGRPARAAGAERSARSRRVRQAAPRSGLRSASFVFRHRAGNAVIFLLIVVAAAQLFTLQVPRAEGLRAEAAGQLKVTDVDAAVRGSIVDRNADKLAFTIEARALTFQPVKVRKQLQEAYEKSGAKAGEKADAENAEAAPDPDKRLREIADGVASRLGNKPDSATVLKKLRSNETFVYLARAVDPAIADAITTAYPEVGAERQDLRQYPGGALAANVVGGIDWDGHGLLGLEDSLDSVLAGTDGSVTYDRGSDGVVIPGSYRNRHDAVNGSTVMLTLDDDIQFYVQQQVQLAKDASGAKNVSAVVLDAKTGEVLAMSNDNTFNPAQDISKQSSRELGNVSVSSPFEPGSVNKIVTAASVIEYNLSNPDEVLQVPGSIDMGGVNVRDAWSHGVMPYTTTGVFGKSSNVGTLMLAQRVGPQHYAEMLRKFGLGQRTGVGLPGESAGLVPPIDQWSGSTFSNLPIGQGLSMTLLQMAGMYQAIANDGVRMPPRILKATIAPDGTRTDEPRPEGVRVVSPQTARTVRDMFRSVVQRDPMGYQQGTGPAAAVEGYQIAGKTGTAQQINPACGCYFDDVYWITFAGMAPADDPRYVVGIMMDNPQRNADGSAGHSAAPLFHNIASWLLQRENVPLSKDPGAPLTLQAG from the coding sequence ATGAGTCGCGAGGCCGGGCGTCGGGGCCGCCCCGCGCGGGCGGCCGGTGCCGAACGCTCGGCGCGTTCGCGTCGTGTCCGCCAGGCGGCTCCGCGCAGTGGGCTGCGCAGCGCGTCGTTCGTGTTCCGGCACCGCGCGGGCAACGCGGTGATCTTCCTGCTGATCGTCGTGGCGGCCGCGCAACTGTTCACGCTGCAGGTGCCTCGCGCCGAGGGCCTGCGCGCCGAGGCCGCCGGCCAGCTCAAGGTCACCGACGTCGACGCCGCCGTGCGCGGATCCATCGTCGATCGCAACGCCGACAAGCTGGCCTTCACCATCGAGGCGCGCGCGCTGACCTTCCAGCCGGTCAAGGTGCGCAAGCAACTGCAGGAGGCTTACGAGAAAAGCGGGGCCAAGGCCGGCGAGAAGGCCGACGCCGAGAACGCCGAGGCCGCACCGGATCCCGACAAGCGGCTGCGCGAGATCGCCGACGGCGTGGCCTCACGGCTGGGCAACAAGCCCGACAGCGCCACCGTGCTCAAGAAGCTGCGCAGCAACGAGACGTTCGTCTACCTCGCGCGCGCCGTCGATCCGGCGATCGCCGACGCCATCACCACCGCGTACCCGGAGGTCGGCGCGGAGCGCCAGGATCTGCGGCAGTATCCCGGCGGCGCGCTGGCGGCCAATGTCGTCGGTGGCATCGACTGGGACGGCCACGGTCTGCTCGGCCTCGAGGACTCGCTGGACTCGGTGCTGGCCGGTACCGACGGATCGGTGACCTACGACCGCGGATCCGACGGCGTGGTGATCCCCGGCAGCTACCGCAACCGCCACGACGCGGTGAACGGTTCGACGGTGATGCTCACCCTCGACGACGACATCCAGTTCTACGTCCAGCAGCAGGTGCAGCTGGCCAAGGACGCCTCCGGCGCCAAGAACGTCTCGGCCGTGGTGCTCGACGCCAAAACCGGTGAGGTGCTGGCGATGTCGAACGACAACACCTTCAACCCCGCCCAGGACATCAGCAAGCAGTCCAGCCGCGAGCTGGGCAACGTGTCGGTGTCGTCCCCGTTCGAGCCGGGATCGGTGAACAAGATCGTCACCGCCGCATCGGTCATCGAGTACAACCTGTCGAATCCCGATGAGGTGCTCCAGGTTCCGGGGTCCATCGACATGGGCGGGGTGAACGTCCGCGATGCGTGGAGCCACGGGGTGATGCCGTACACCACCACGGGCGTGTTCGGGAAGTCGTCGAACGTCGGCACGCTGATGCTCGCCCAGCGGGTCGGACCGCAGCACTACGCCGAGATGCTGCGAAAGTTCGGGCTGGGTCAGCGCACCGGTGTCGGACTACCCGGCGAGAGCGCCGGCCTGGTTCCGCCGATCGATCAGTGGTCGGGCAGCACCTTCTCCAATCTGCCGATCGGACAGGGTCTTTCGATGACCCTGCTGCAGATGGCCGGCATGTACCAGGCCATCGCCAACGACGGGGTGCGGATGCCGCCGCGCATCCTCAAGGCGACGATCGCCCCGGACGGCACCCGCACCGACGAACCGCGGCCCGAGGGCGTCCGGGTGGTGTCCCCGCAGACCGCGCGCACGGTGCGCGACATGTTCCGTTCGGTGGTGCAGCGCGACCCGATGGGTTACCAGCAGGGCACCGGTCCGGCGGCGGCGGTCGAGGGCTACCAGATCGCCGGCAAGACCGGCACCGCCCAGCAGATCAACCCGGCCTGCGGGTGCTACTTCGACGACGTCTACTGGATCACCTTCGCGGGCATGGCGCCTGCCGACGATCCGCGCTACGTGGTCGGCATCATGATGGACAACCCGCAGCGCAACGCCGACGGCTCGGCAGGCCACTCGGCAGCACCGCTGTTCCACAACATCGCCTCGTGGCTGCTGCAGCGCGAGAACGTGCCCCTGTCGAAGGATCCCGGTGCGCCGCTGACCCTTCAGGCGGGTTGA
- a CDS encoding UDP-N-acetylmuramoyl-L-alanyl-D-glutamate--2,6-diaminopimelate ligase, whose product MNLRPSHPVGVPLGDVARLISALRADGATVPDVPVTGVTLRGQDARPGDLFAALPGTRAHGARYAADAVAHGAVAVLTDQDGMAELGGASGLGVPLLLHATPRSVLGAAASAVYGHPSEQLRVIGVTGTSGKTTTTYLVEAGLRAAGRVAGLIGTVGVRIDGRDEAGGLTTPEAPDLQALLAVMLERGVDTVVMEVSSHALTLGRVDGTTFAVGGFTNLSRDHLDFHPTMDDYFDAKARLFDPGSPTRAAASVICVDDDWGRAMARRADNAVTVAVGGTGDWTAEQIRSVGDGVQDFVAVDPAGVHHGVEIGLPGRYNIANCLLALALLDAVGVSPEQAVPGLRAASVPGRLEKIDRGQPFLAVVDYAHKPGALRAVLETLRDQCAGRLAVVFGAGGNRDAGKREPMGEVAAEAADLVVVTDDNPRDEDPAAIRAAVLSGAAGGTAEVVEIGDRRAAIDHAVAWARPGDTVLIAGKGHETGQTSHGTTRAFDDRAELAAALEALTAGKAGR is encoded by the coding sequence ATGAATCTGCGCCCCAGCCATCCCGTCGGTGTACCGCTCGGCGACGTGGCCCGTCTGATCTCCGCACTGCGCGCCGACGGCGCCACGGTGCCCGACGTCCCGGTGACCGGCGTGACCCTGCGCGGGCAGGACGCGCGGCCCGGTGACCTGTTCGCGGCACTGCCCGGCACGCGTGCGCATGGCGCCCGCTACGCCGCGGATGCGGTGGCGCACGGTGCGGTGGCCGTGCTGACCGATCAGGACGGGATGGCCGAACTCGGCGGGGCGTCCGGTCTGGGGGTGCCGCTGCTGCTGCACGCCACGCCGCGGAGCGTGTTGGGCGCGGCGGCGTCGGCGGTGTACGGGCATCCGTCCGAGCAGCTGCGCGTCATCGGCGTCACGGGCACCTCCGGCAAGACCACCACCACCTATCTGGTGGAGGCGGGCCTGCGGGCGGCGGGCCGGGTGGCCGGCCTGATCGGCACCGTCGGCGTGCGCATCGACGGCCGCGACGAGGCGGGCGGTCTCACCACCCCGGAGGCCCCCGATCTGCAGGCGCTGCTGGCCGTGATGCTCGAGCGCGGCGTCGACACCGTGGTGATGGAGGTGTCCAGCCACGCGCTGACCCTCGGGCGCGTCGACGGGACCACCTTCGCGGTCGGCGGCTTCACCAACCTGTCGCGGGACCATCTGGACTTCCACCCCACGATGGACGACTACTTCGACGCCAAGGCCCGGCTGTTCGATCCCGGCTCGCCGACGCGCGCCGCCGCGTCGGTGATCTGCGTCGACGACGACTGGGGCCGCGCGATGGCACGACGTGCCGACAACGCGGTCACCGTCGCGGTCGGCGGCACCGGCGACTGGACGGCCGAGCAGATCCGCTCGGTGGGCGACGGCGTGCAGGACTTCGTCGCGGTCGACCCGGCCGGCGTGCACCACGGTGTGGAGATCGGACTGCCCGGCCGCTACAACATCGCCAACTGCCTGCTCGCGCTGGCACTGCTGGACGCGGTGGGGGTGTCGCCCGAGCAGGCGGTGCCCGGGCTGCGCGCGGCGAGCGTGCCGGGCCGGCTGGAGAAGATCGACCGCGGCCAGCCGTTCCTGGCCGTCGTGGACTACGCGCACAAGCCCGGAGCGCTGCGCGCGGTGCTGGAGACGCTGCGCGACCAGTGCGCCGGCCGGCTCGCCGTGGTCTTCGGTGCCGGCGGCAACCGGGACGCGGGCAAACGCGAACCGATGGGGGAGGTGGCCGCCGAAGCGGCCGATCTCGTGGTGGTCACCGACGACAACCCCCGCGACGAGGATCCCGCCGCCATCCGGGCCGCGGTGCTCTCGGGTGCGGCGGGCGGGACGGCTGAGGTGGTCGAGATCGGTGACCGGCGCGCCGCGATCGACCACGCGGTGGCGTGGGCCCGTCCCGGGGACACCGTGCTGATCGCAGGCAAGGGCCACGAGACGGGCCAGACCAGCCACGGGACCACCCGCGCGTTCGACGACCGCGCCGAACTCGCCGCGGCACTGGAGGCACTGACCGCGGGAAAGGCGGGCCGATGA
- a CDS encoding UDP-N-acetylmuramoyl-tripeptide--D-alanyl-D-alanine ligase — translation MIALSLARIADIVGGRLADVTPEEAAETRVTGTVEFDSRAVGPGCLFLALPGARADGHDYAAAAIGAGAVAVLAARPVGVPAIVVDPVAAEDGATGVLEHDTDGSGAAVLAALARLAAAVAAELVADGLRIVGITGSSGKTSTKDLIAAVLAPLGEVIAPPGSFNNELGHPWTVLRATPDTDFLVLEMSARHPGNIAALARIAPPSIAVVLNVGTAHLGEFGSREAIAATKSELPQAVPSSGVVVLNSDDPVVAAMADVTAARVVRVGRSPEADVWADNVTLDPLARPHFTLHAAQDEADVSLAVHGDHQVSNALCAAAVALECGASLDQVAAALATAGPVSRQRMAVTTRGDGVTIINDAYNANPDSMSAGLKALAWMGREGRTWAVLGEMAELGEDAISEHDRIGRLAVRLDVSRLVVVGTGRPMSAMLHGAVMEGSWGSEATPVADADAALAVLRAELRPGDVVLVKASNSAGLGALADALLAEGAR, via the coding sequence ATGATCGCGTTGTCGCTGGCCCGGATCGCCGACATCGTGGGCGGCCGCCTCGCCGACGTCACCCCCGAGGAGGCGGCCGAGACCCGGGTGACCGGCACCGTCGAATTCGACTCGCGCGCCGTCGGTCCGGGATGTCTGTTCCTGGCGCTGCCGGGTGCACGCGCCGACGGGCACGACTACGCCGCCGCGGCGATCGGCGCCGGTGCGGTCGCCGTGCTGGCCGCACGCCCGGTCGGCGTGCCCGCGATCGTGGTGGATCCGGTGGCCGCCGAGGACGGCGCGACCGGCGTCCTCGAGCACGACACCGACGGCTCGGGCGCGGCGGTGCTCGCGGCGCTGGCACGGCTGGCCGCCGCGGTGGCCGCCGAGCTGGTCGCCGACGGGCTGAGGATCGTCGGCATCACCGGGTCCTCGGGCAAGACCTCGACCAAGGACCTGATCGCCGCGGTGCTCGCCCCGTTGGGCGAGGTGATCGCCCCGCCCGGGTCGTTCAACAACGAGCTCGGGCATCCGTGGACGGTGCTGCGCGCCACCCCCGACACCGACTTCCTCGTCCTGGAGATGTCGGCCCGCCATCCGGGCAACATCGCCGCGCTGGCCCGGATCGCGCCGCCGTCGATCGCGGTCGTGCTGAACGTCGGCACCGCCCATCTCGGCGAGTTCGGTTCCCGGGAAGCCATTGCCGCCACGAAATCTGAACTGCCGCAAGCAGTTCCGTCATCAGGGGTGGTGGTCCTCAACTCCGACGACCCGGTGGTGGCGGCGATGGCCGACGTGACCGCCGCCCGCGTCGTGCGGGTCGGCCGGTCGCCGGAGGCCGACGTCTGGGCCGACAACGTCACCCTCGACCCTCTGGCGCGTCCCCACTTCACCCTGCACGCCGCACAGGACGAGGCGGACGTGTCGCTCGCCGTGCACGGGGACCACCAGGTGTCCAACGCGCTGTGCGCAGCCGCGGTCGCGCTGGAGTGCGGTGCCTCGCTCGACCAGGTCGCGGCGGCGCTGGCGACCGCGGGCCCGGTGTCGCGGCAGCGGATGGCCGTCACCACCCGCGGCGACGGGGTGACGATCATCAATGACGCCTACAACGCCAACCCGGACTCGATGAGCGCGGGGCTCAAGGCGCTGGCGTGGATGGGACGAGAAGGCCGCACGTGGGCGGTGCTGGGCGAGATGGCCGAGCTCGGCGAGGACGCGATATCAGAACACGACCGCATCGGCAGGCTGGCGGTGCGCTTAGATGTCTCGAGACTCGTCGTCGTCGGAACCGGGAGGCCTATGAGCGCCATGCTGCACGGGGCGGTCATGGAGGGCTCATGGGGCTCTGAGGCCACTCCGGTTGCCGACGCCGACGCCGCGCTGGCCGTGCTGCGCGCCGAGCTGCGGCCCGGCGACGTGGTGTTGGTCAAGGCCTCCAACTCCGCAGGCCTGGGCGCGCTGGCCGACGCCCTGCTCGCCGAGGGCGCCCGATGA
- the mraY gene encoding phospho-N-acetylmuramoyl-pentapeptide-transferase, translating into MRQILIAVGIALAVSILLTPVLIRLFTRQGFGHEIREDGPPSHAKKRGTPSMGGVAIVAGIWASYFGTHLVGVLIDGKGPSASGLLVLGLATSLGVVGFVDDLIKLRRARNLGLNKTAKTVGILVAAVLFGVLALQFRNADGLTPGSPELSYVREIATVTLAPAIFVLFCVVIVSAWSNAVNFTDGLDGLAAGAMAMVCAAYVLITFWQFRNACATSPGLGCYNVRDPLDLAIIAAATAGACIGFLWWNAAPAKIFMGDTGSLALGGIIAGLSVTSRTEMLAVVLGALFVAEVTSVVVQILAFRTTGRRVFRMAPFHHHFELVGWAETTVIIRFWLLTAIACGLGVALFYSEWLTTVGA; encoded by the coding sequence ATGAGGCAGATCCTCATCGCGGTCGGGATCGCACTGGCGGTGTCGATCCTGCTCACTCCGGTGCTGATCCGGCTGTTCACCCGGCAGGGATTCGGTCATGAGATCCGCGAGGACGGCCCGCCCAGCCACGCCAAGAAGCGTGGCACGCCCTCGATGGGCGGCGTGGCGATCGTCGCCGGTATCTGGGCCAGCTACTTCGGCACCCACCTCGTCGGCGTGCTGATCGACGGCAAGGGCCCGTCGGCGTCGGGCCTGCTGGTGCTGGGCCTGGCCACCTCGCTGGGCGTGGTGGGGTTCGTCGACGACCTGATCAAGCTGCGCCGCGCCCGCAACCTCGGGCTGAACAAGACCGCCAAGACCGTCGGCATCCTGGTCGCCGCGGTGCTGTTCGGCGTGCTGGCGCTGCAGTTCCGCAACGCCGACGGGCTCACCCCCGGCAGCCCCGAGTTGTCCTACGTGCGCGAGATCGCCACGGTCACGCTGGCGCCTGCGATCTTCGTGCTGTTCTGCGTGGTCATCGTCAGTGCCTGGTCGAACGCGGTGAATTTCACCGACGGCCTGGACGGGCTCGCCGCCGGGGCGATGGCGATGGTGTGCGCCGCCTATGTGCTGATCACGTTCTGGCAGTTCCGCAACGCGTGCGCCACCAGTCCGGGGCTGGGCTGCTACAACGTGCGCGACCCGCTGGACCTGGCGATCATCGCCGCCGCGACCGCCGGGGCATGCATCGGCTTCCTGTGGTGGAACGCCGCGCCGGCCAAGATCTTCATGGGCGACACCGGCTCACTCGCCCTGGGCGGCATCATCGCAGGCCTGTCGGTGACCAGCCGCACCGAGATGCTCGCCGTCGTCCTCGGCGCGCTGTTCGTCGCCGAGGTCACCTCGGTGGTCGTCCAGATCCTGGCGTTCCGCACCACCGGCCGCCGCGTGTTCCGGATGGCGCCGTTCCATCACCACTTCGAGCTGGTGGGCTGGGCCGAGACGACGGTGATCATCCGGTTCTGGCTGCTCACCGCGATCGCGTGCGGGCTCGGCGTCGCCCTCTTCTACAGCGAGTGGCTGACCACCGTCGGGGCCTGA